One region of Phragmites australis chromosome 18, lpPhrAust1.1, whole genome shotgun sequence genomic DNA includes:
- the LOC133899189 gene encoding uncharacterized protein LOC133899189: MATLPQRFKLLATRCAAGAPSPSRSPAPSYAASASPGYRLRRRRGTTAAASARRRGRLRRFLCRRGGEEGVPDPLAASRQEDDRKPLFGGRAGRTLRDLFVASPEAGLRRGGCGCDCDCEEEEEDDDGRTGAGREDLRGGGAWGGSRRFRSGGLRSLLMRRSWRPVLGAIPEGEGKMELSAIEE; encoded by the coding sequence ATGGCGACGCTGCCGCAGCGGTTCAAGCTGCTGGCGACGCGGTGCGCGGCGGGGGCGCCGAGCCCGTCGCGCAGCCCGGCGCCGTCCTACGCCGCCAGCGCCAGCCCGGGGTaccgcctgcgccgccgccgggggACCACGGCCGCCGCCAGTGCCAGGCGCCGCGGCCGCCTGCGCCGCTTCCTctgccgccgcggcggcgaagAGGGGGTGCCCGATCCGTTGGCGGCCTCGCGGCAGGAGGACGATAGGAAGCCGCTCTTCGGCGGCCGCGCGGGCCGCACTCTGCGGGATCTGTTCGTCGCGTCGCCGGAAGCCGGGCTCCGCcgcggcggctgcggctgcgaCTGCGActgcgaggaggaggaggaggacgacgacggaaGGACAGGTGCTGGCAGGGAGGATCTTCGAGGCGGCGGGGCCTGGGGAGGGAGCAGGAGGTTCCGGTCCGGCGGGCTGCGGAGCTTGCTGATGCGGAGGAGCTGGCGGCCGGTGCTGGGGGCGATCCCGGAGGGGGAAGGCAAGATGGAGCTCAGCGCCATCGAGGAATGA